The genome window AAGCCTTGCACACAAAGCCTGGCCCCTACTACAACGAGGCCAGAGAAGCGTACCAGGAATTGCTGCGCGAGCGAAAACAGGAAGAGTGGCGAAAACGGGCCAGACTCCTCTTTGCCTCACTGCTCTTTCTCTATGTTCAGTTCGCGTTTTCACCTGGCCCTTTGACTGAGCCACCGAGGTCCTCGACAGCTGCTGCCCTGCAACCGTCTCCAGCCAAGGCGCCTTTTTTGCCGCATGTAGAAGTCATCGCCGTGCCAGCGAATCTGAGTGCAGCTCAGCGGGAGGTTCAGGTGCGGAGGTATGCGGAAAGCCGCCGCCCTTCTCTTGCGCAACCGTACACGGTCATCGCGGTTCCAGAAGTGGCGGGAGCACCGCTCTACACGCCCTTGCTCTTTTACCAGCCAAAAAGCGTGCTCGGCGTGATGCGCTATCATCCACTCAACCGAACGGTCATTCAGCAAAAATGGTTCGATCGTCCGGGTACCTATGATCAGGATCAAATGCTTCGACAAGCACGTGCTGCATTGACAAAGGAACAGCTGGTCCTAGAGCACGTCCTGACCTTGCGCAATGCACTGTATCGCTATTATCAACAAAAAGGAAGCCTGCCCGCAGGCCTGTCCCATCTGGCCGGTGCGTATCCGGGCAATTATCTGCCTCAGATTCCCGTACCGCCGCCGGGACTGGGCATCCTAGCTTATTCTTATCGCCCTGATTTATTTTCTCCAGAGTCTGCCTGGGAGAGCATGCGTGACGTCCTGCCGCTGCCGGGCTATCCTGAGCCGCTCATCCCGCTTGAA of Brevibacillus choshinensis contains these proteins:
- a CDS encoding L,D-transpeptidase, yielding MDKVSFLQEKSTFHMKHPDQSDLSFYRWFTVQHPDEAIGWYHLGRERAAHGDREQALAAFRKALHTKPGPYYNEAREAYQELLRERKQEEWRKRARLLFASLLFLYVQFAFSPGPLTEPPRSSTAAALQPSPAKAPFLPHVEVIAVPANLSAAQREVQVRRYAESRRPSLAQPYTVIAVPEVAGAPLYTPLLFYQPKSVLGVMRYHPLNRTVIQQKWFDRPGTYDQDQMLRQARAALTKEQLVLEHVLTLRNALYRYYQQKGSLPAGLSHLAGAYPGNYLPQIPVPPPGLGILAYSYRPDLFSPESAWESMRDVLPLPGYPEPLIPLEPLQIHLSESTHTLRLVSGTQVIRSYPVGIGKNGSTPEGYFTILQKINHPRGHDNIYGTRGMVFQSSGYAIHGTNHPESIGTSVSLGCIRMLNAAVEELYSFVSLGTEVILSDSQAPVYPWSNPSPFVLEARPEEETPQVIYQWLH